From a single Fulvivirga ulvae genomic region:
- the gldA gene encoding gliding motility-associated ABC transporter ATP-binding subunit GldA, which yields MSIKVKNLTKVFGTQKAIDNISFNVKEGEILGFLGPNGAGKSTTMKIATCYLPPDEGAVEVSGYDVVEQSMEVRKQIGYLPEHNPLYLEMYVREYLGFIGKLHGLRGIHLRAKVDDMVQLTGLTREQNKKIEALSKGYRQRVGLAQALIHDPKVLILDEPTTGLDPNQIIEIRNLIKNISRNKTVIFSTHIMQEVQALCDRVVVINKGKIVADDAIGQLKTSTTKVRIITAEFSENVEINQLKAIEGVLDVEAGANHKYEIKTDAAIDARPSIFKFASDNGLTLLGLQQEEVTMENVFQELTRKEKGE from the coding sequence ATGTCGATAAAGGTCAAAAATTTAACCAAGGTATTCGGGACGCAAAAGGCCATCGATAATATCTCTTTTAATGTTAAGGAAGGTGAGATTCTCGGCTTCCTGGGGCCTAACGGAGCAGGAAAATCCACAACCATGAAAATAGCTACTTGCTATCTGCCACCTGATGAAGGAGCGGTAGAAGTTAGCGGGTATGATGTAGTGGAGCAATCTATGGAGGTGAGAAAGCAGATTGGCTACCTTCCGGAGCATAATCCGCTCTACCTTGAAATGTATGTGAGGGAATACCTGGGATTTATAGGTAAGCTTCATGGATTACGAGGAATCCATTTAAGGGCTAAGGTTGACGATATGGTGCAGCTTACCGGGCTCACCCGTGAGCAAAATAAGAAGATCGAGGCACTGTCAAAAGGGTATAGGCAACGGGTTGGGCTTGCCCAAGCGCTGATCCATGATCCGAAGGTACTCATACTGGATGAGCCTACAACAGGCCTTGACCCTAATCAGATCATCGAGATCAGAAACCTGATCAAAAATATAAGCAGAAACAAAACCGTTATTTTTTCAACACATATCATGCAGGAGGTCCAGGCCCTTTGCGATCGTGTAGTGGTGATCAATAAAGGTAAGATTGTGGCTGATGATGCCATAGGCCAGCTTAAGACATCAACAACGAAAGTAAGGATAATCACCGCGGAGTTTTCTGAAAATGTGGAGATAAACCAACTCAAAGCTATTGAAGGTGTGCTTGACGTTGAGGCTGGTGCAAATCATAAGTATGAAATAAAAACGGATGCCGCCATAGATGCACGTCCGTCCATATTCAAGTTCGCCTCTGATAACGGCCTTACACTTTTGGGGCTACAACAGGAGGAGGTTACCATGGAAAATGTGTTTCAGGAGCTGACGAGAAAGGAGAAGGGTGAATGA
- a CDS encoding redoxin domain-containing protein: protein MKKFLFYILFILIGGSLSAQKGYELKFKIEGLADTTVYLGNFFGESTYVKDTAHVNKDGEFVFTGKKALEEGVYFIVLNKTRLFDILISTDQQFAMQTTHPEYVSHMKVAGDVENEVFFANLLYNSARNEEAQPYVQVLRDSTSSEASRSVARAELEKLNKKVMTHQDQLISKHPKSLLSRILTANKKIDVPEAPILDNGVIDSTFSYRYYKDHYWDNFDLADPAMIRLSEPIYRKRVEDYLDKLLIQHPDTLTKAINRLAQIARANQDTYKYFTWTVTIKYQNPEIMGLDEVFVNIYDSYFASGEMDYWANDQLKKNLKERADQLRLSLIGMKAPNLIMLDEALQAKSLYDLKNKYTVIYFYDPDCGHCKKETPKLKKFTEETSFDISVFAVSADTSMTKMKDYIRDMHLEPWVTVNGPRTYTEHYQKLYDALTTPTIYVLDEKKKIIAKKVPAEKLEDFLTRYEQMEARRKEEN from the coding sequence ATGAAGAAATTCCTGTTTTATATACTATTTATCCTTATCGGTGGCTCTCTTTCTGCTCAAAAGGGCTATGAGCTTAAATTCAAAATAGAAGGCCTGGCAGATACTACGGTTTATCTGGGCAACTTTTTCGGTGAAAGTACCTATGTAAAAGATACTGCTCATGTTAATAAAGACGGAGAGTTTGTTTTTACCGGAAAAAAAGCACTGGAGGAAGGTGTTTACTTCATTGTATTAAACAAGACGAGGCTATTTGACATCCTGATCAGTACTGACCAGCAGTTTGCCATGCAAACAACGCACCCTGAGTATGTGTCCCATATGAAGGTAGCTGGTGATGTGGAGAACGAAGTGTTTTTCGCTAACCTGCTCTACAACAGTGCCCGTAACGAAGAGGCTCAGCCTTATGTACAGGTATTGAGGGACAGTACCAGCTCTGAGGCATCCAGATCAGTTGCCAGAGCTGAGTTGGAAAAACTCAACAAAAAAGTAATGACTCATCAGGACCAGCTCATCAGCAAACATCCCAAAAGCCTTTTGTCACGAATTTTAACTGCCAATAAGAAAATAGACGTTCCGGAAGCTCCAATACTCGATAATGGAGTAATTGACTCTACCTTTAGTTATCGATATTACAAGGACCATTATTGGGATAATTTCGATCTTGCTGACCCCGCTATGATCCGGCTTTCCGAACCCATTTACAGGAAGAGAGTTGAAGATTATTTGGACAAACTGCTGATCCAGCACCCGGATACGCTTACCAAAGCCATAAACAGGCTGGCACAAATAGCCCGGGCAAACCAGGACACTTACAAGTATTTTACCTGGACAGTCACTATCAAATATCAAAACCCTGAAATCATGGGGCTGGACGAGGTGTTTGTCAATATATATGACAGCTACTTTGCCAGTGGAGAAATGGATTACTGGGCCAATGACCAGCTCAAGAAGAACCTGAAAGAACGAGCCGATCAGCTGAGGTTAAGCCTGATAGGCATGAAGGCCCCTAACCTTATCATGCTCGATGAAGCCCTGCAGGCAAAATCTCTTTACGACCTCAAAAACAAATATACGGTAATATACTTTTATGACCCTGACTGCGGGCATTGCAAAAAGGAAACGCCTAAACTGAAGAAATTTACAGAAGAGACCTCTTTTGATATCAGTGTATTCGCTGTGTCCGCCGACACTTCCATGACAAAAATGAAAGACTATATCAGAGATATGCACCTGGAGCCCTGGGTTACTGTAAACGGCCCGCGTACCTATACCGAACACTATCAAAAACTCTATGATGCCCTCACCACACCTACTATTTATGTACTGGATGAGAAGAAGAAAATTATAGCAAAGAAAGTACCGGCGGAAAAGCTTGAAGACTTTCTGACGAGATATGAGCAAATGGAAGCCCGGAGAAAAGAGGAGAATTGA
- a CDS encoding LysE family translocator: MFGIINFETFLIAGILLNLTPGADTMYILGRSISQGKKAGILSALGISTGSIFHIIFATLGLSIILAKSAMAFLIVKYLGAAYLIYLGFKSLGFKANSKLDLETKTLRVGNMRIYMSGILTNILNPKVALFFLAFLPQFIDPNYAQSSISFLVLGLTFLFTGTVWCLILALFASRLSDQIRKNYKIKLWLDRVTGGIFILLGIKLALSER; encoded by the coding sequence ATGTTTGGAATTATCAACTTCGAGACGTTTCTTATTGCAGGAATTTTATTGAACCTGACTCCCGGTGCAGATACCATGTATATACTCGGTCGATCGATATCTCAGGGTAAGAAGGCAGGTATCCTGTCAGCTCTGGGTATTTCTACCGGATCAATTTTTCATATTATTTTTGCTACATTAGGCCTGTCTATTATACTCGCAAAGTCAGCTATGGCTTTTTTGATCGTTAAGTACCTGGGGGCTGCATACCTGATCTATCTCGGGTTCAAGTCACTTGGTTTTAAAGCAAATAGCAAATTAGACCTCGAAACAAAAACCTTGCGTGTCGGAAATATGCGTATATATATGTCAGGAATCCTGACCAATATTTTAAACCCAAAAGTCGCATTGTTTTTCCTGGCGTTTCTACCTCAGTTCATTGATCCCAATTATGCTCAAAGCTCTATTTCATTCCTCGTACTGGGGTTAACCTTTCTATTTACAGGAACCGTATGGTGCCTTATTTTAGCATTGTTTGCATCAAGGCTATCAGATCAGATAAGAAAAAATTATAAGATTAAGCTTTGGCTCGACAGAGTAACCGGCGGAATATTCATCCTTCTGGGCATAAAGCTGGCCTTATCGGAAAGGTAA
- the gldG gene encoding gliding motility-associated ABC transporter substrate-binding protein GldG — protein MVKGHRELDSLEIASFASALANLYDLEIENLQTTPSDYDALIIAKPTRAFSEQEKYHLDQYVMGGGKVLMLIDKLQADMDSASAVFNYAFPYDLNIDDQLFKYGIRVNSDLLMDNSAAGYPVVVGNMGDQPQIKLQNWPFYPIINRFSDHAITRNMGAVLLRFGSSIDTIRTPGIKKTPLMFSSQYSRVVSAPVNVSVQDLRTNMTSDKFDKQYLPVAYLLEGKFESLYKNRFKPENIDDSNFIESAKTGAKLLVVSDGDIARNEINTRNNSPQPLGFYPFSQNTFANQDFLMNAIAYLIDDEGIITARNKEIKIRPLNKVKISKEKTKWQIINMAIPVLLLIVYGVVRFYWRKKKYTGFGTE, from the coding sequence TTGGTTAAAGGACATAGAGAGCTTGATTCTCTTGAAATAGCAAGTTTTGCATCAGCTTTAGCGAACTTATATGATTTAGAGATTGAAAATTTACAGACTACACCTTCTGATTATGATGCGCTTATCATTGCCAAACCGACCCGGGCATTTTCGGAGCAGGAAAAGTATCATCTTGATCAATATGTAATGGGTGGTGGTAAGGTATTAATGCTAATAGATAAACTACAAGCTGATATGGACAGCGCGTCCGCTGTTTTTAATTATGCCTTCCCTTACGACCTCAATATTGATGACCAGCTTTTTAAGTACGGCATCCGTGTCAATAGTGATCTTTTAATGGATAACAGTGCTGCAGGCTATCCTGTGGTGGTAGGAAATATGGGGGATCAGCCGCAGATCAAACTTCAGAACTGGCCTTTTTATCCTATTATCAACCGTTTTTCCGACCATGCCATTACCAGAAATATGGGTGCGGTGCTGTTGCGATTTGGCAGTTCAATAGATACGATCAGGACCCCCGGTATAAAAAAGACACCTTTAATGTTTAGTTCGCAATATAGCCGGGTTGTTTCAGCTCCAGTCAATGTTTCAGTACAGGATCTGAGGACAAATATGACTTCGGATAAATTTGACAAGCAGTATTTGCCTGTTGCGTACCTGCTCGAGGGAAAATTTGAATCCTTATATAAAAATCGCTTTAAGCCTGAAAATATAGATGATTCGAATTTTATAGAAAGTGCTAAAACCGGAGCTAAACTGTTAGTGGTGAGTGACGGAGATATTGCGCGTAATGAAATCAATACCAGGAACAATTCTCCGCAACCCTTAGGATTTTATCCGTTCTCTCAAAACACATTTGCCAATCAGGATTTTCTGATGAATGCCATAGCCTACCTGATTGATGATGAGGGTATTATTACCGCCAGGAATAAAGAAATAAAGATCAGGCCTTTGAATAAGGTTAAAATAAGCAAGGAAAAAACCAAATGGCAGATTATCAATATGGCTATACCGGTTTTGTTGCTCATTGTCTATGGAGTGGTAAGGTTCTACTGGAGAAAAAAGAAATATACCGGATTTGGTACTGAATAG
- a CDS encoding DUF4340 domain-containing protein, whose product MQKKRNIKLIFILVALMLSAVSAYFVTRPADKLKVSRDIFSYDDPQAIDKVVFSGASGQHQLTFDGSNWKVGEVHKADPQRVSVLFAILKQMRVRRKVSRQQSDDIAERLREAGTKVTFFEGAGEVHEFYVWGDKDSGLTYLADTPESQAYIVEIPGYRSFLAGIYQLDKNGWRDPLVFTLNWSNLSDVHVIYPGNEELGFTVEYADRFYAIAEIPQTDSVKLTDFLDDVSLLFVNDFLNKNEQQQYSEIINDQPQALFKVEDVGKNVYTLEIYGMLPGGKEIIGRIDSTDYAVFDVAKVRKIMRPKSYFIKKETADIK is encoded by the coding sequence ATGCAAAAGAAAAGAAACATTAAACTTATTTTCATTCTGGTAGCTCTTATGCTTTCGGCGGTATCGGCTTACTTTGTAACCCGACCTGCTGATAAATTAAAAGTGAGCAGAGACATCTTTTCATACGATGATCCTCAGGCTATTGATAAGGTAGTATTTTCGGGAGCCTCAGGCCAGCACCAGCTGACTTTCGATGGCAGCAACTGGAAGGTGGGGGAGGTGCATAAGGCCGATCCACAGCGGGTTAGTGTCTTGTTTGCTATTTTGAAACAAATGAGGGTCAGAAGGAAAGTCTCCAGGCAACAAAGTGATGATATTGCAGAAAGGCTGCGGGAGGCAGGCACAAAGGTTACCTTTTTTGAAGGTGCCGGAGAAGTTCATGAGTTTTATGTATGGGGAGATAAGGATAGCGGACTTACCTATCTGGCCGATACGCCGGAGAGTCAGGCCTATATTGTAGAAATACCCGGTTACAGGAGCTTTTTGGCAGGTATATACCAACTGGATAAAAACGGGTGGCGAGATCCGCTTGTGTTCACCCTCAACTGGTCTAATCTAAGTGATGTACATGTGATCTATCCTGGCAATGAGGAGCTTGGGTTTACAGTGGAGTATGCTGACCGCTTCTACGCTATTGCTGAAATACCGCAAACAGACTCAGTTAAACTGACTGATTTTCTTGATGATGTATCACTTTTATTCGTGAATGATTTTCTTAACAAAAACGAACAGCAACAATACAGTGAGATTATTAATGATCAACCACAGGCACTGTTTAAAGTTGAGGATGTAGGAAAAAATGTGTACACTCTGGAAATATATGGCATGTTACCGGGTGGGAAGGAAATTATAGGCAGAATTGACTCCACTGACTATGCAGTTTTTGATGTTGCTAAGGTCAGAAAGATCATGAGGCCAAAAAGTTACTTTATTAAAAAAGAAACTGCGGATATAAAGTAG
- a CDS encoding DUF7088 domain-containing protein: MVNLKSRKLESFLRFLIGLVAVILLNILASSYFHRFDLTEEGRYSIKQPTKEMLRELDDVVYVEVFLDGKLNSGFKRLQRSIRETLEEFRVYSGDNIQYTFNDPSAAMSEKARGEFMRALMAKGIQPTNIIDEQNGNRVEKLVFPGAIVSYGGAETGVMLLKGNKAATAEEKLNQSIEGIEYELASAIRGMTSLERKKNSLG, from the coding sequence ATGGTAAACCTGAAAAGTAGAAAATTAGAGTCATTCCTCCGGTTCCTCATTGGGTTGGTTGCTGTAATATTGCTTAACATTCTGGCATCTTCATATTTTCACAGGTTTGACCTCACTGAAGAGGGGAGATACTCTATAAAACAACCTACTAAAGAGATGCTCCGTGAGTTGGATGATGTGGTCTATGTTGAAGTATTTCTTGATGGGAAACTTAACTCCGGATTCAAGAGATTACAACGTTCTATCAGGGAAACCTTGGAAGAGTTTCGGGTGTACTCTGGCGACAATATTCAATATACCTTTAACGATCCAAGTGCGGCAATGAGTGAAAAGGCCAGAGGAGAGTTTATGAGGGCGCTGATGGCTAAGGGTATACAGCCTACAAATATTATAGACGAACAGAACGGCAACAGAGTGGAGAAGCTGGTCTTTCCAGGTGCTATTGTTTCTTATGGTGGTGCTGAAACGGGAGTGATGTTGCTGAAGGGTAACAAGGCGGCTACTGCGGAGGAGAAGCTTAACCAATCCATAGAGGGAATAGAGTATGAACTGGCATCTGCTATCAGAGGTATGACCAGCCTGGAAAGAAAAAAAAATAGCCTTGGTTAA
- a CDS encoding GH92 family glycosyl hydrolase produces the protein MKIYILTLVSAILITSCNKTASDVASADTAESSGADYTQYVNPLIGTSKMGHVFPGATAPFGMVQLSPQTNFEVMYDANGNYNRKTYEYCAGYQYRDSTIIGFAHTNFSGTGHSDLGDFLIMPTTGKLITEPIRTDEGSKGFYSTFNHDKERATPGYYKVHLDSYDIQAELTATERVGFHQYTFPESEDAHIILDLVYNVYHHDNKNVWTFIRVENDSLVTGYRQTKGWARTKKVFFAMQFSKPFVSYGHKKYDEVKYDGFYRRFDQSENFPEMAGKDIRAYFNFNTTEAEKIMVKFALSPVSTAGAMKNLQAEVPHWDFNKVKEQAKSKWNSELSKIEVNTLTEGDKINFYTALYHTCLSPVIYEDVDGQYRGLDQNIHQSDGFTNYTVFSLWDTYRALHPLFNIIQPDRNNDMIKSMLAHHDQSVHHMLPIWSHYANENWCMIGYHATSVIADAMAKNVGDFDHERALQASVNTANVKYFDGLGDYISYQYVPDDKSHSSVSKTLEYAYNDWCIAQMARNTGQGKTETEFLKRSEYYKNVYDYKTGYMRPKLADGTFRKNFDPMDTHGQGFIEGNAWNYGLYVPQNIDTMINMMGGKDRFTEHLDSLFTMEIDDKHIEKHEDITRDGIIGNYVHGNEPGHHIPYLYNWTGHPDKTQERVRMIMNTMYAPTVEGLCGNDDAGQMSAWYIFSSLGFYPVTPGSPYYALGSPLVKEATLKLSNGKTLKIIANNQSIENVYVAGVTVNGEKLESTQLSHEHLMNGGEIVYEMTNKVEK, from the coding sequence ATGAAGATTTACATCCTAACATTAGTATCGGCCATTCTCATCACATCCTGCAACAAGACAGCGTCAGACGTCGCTTCTGCCGATACTGCAGAAAGTTCAGGAGCAGATTATACTCAATATGTAAACCCTCTGATCGGCACAAGCAAAATGGGACATGTGTTCCCCGGGGCAACCGCACCTTTTGGAATGGTACAGCTAAGTCCGCAGACCAACTTTGAGGTGATGTACGATGCTAACGGCAACTATAACCGCAAAACTTACGAATACTGCGCGGGCTATCAATATAGAGACTCTACAATCATCGGTTTTGCACATACTAACTTTAGTGGCACCGGCCACTCCGACCTGGGTGACTTCCTCATAATGCCCACCACAGGCAAGCTGATAACCGAGCCCATAAGAACAGACGAAGGCTCAAAGGGGTTTTACTCTACCTTTAATCATGACAAGGAACGGGCAACTCCCGGGTATTACAAAGTACACCTGGATAGCTATGACATTCAAGCTGAGCTGACTGCTACGGAAAGAGTAGGTTTTCATCAATACACTTTCCCGGAATCTGAAGACGCACATATTATTCTGGACCTGGTTTATAATGTATACCACCACGATAATAAGAATGTCTGGACATTCATCAGAGTGGAAAACGACTCGTTAGTAACCGGATACAGGCAAACCAAGGGATGGGCCAGAACAAAAAAGGTGTTTTTTGCCATGCAGTTTTCAAAACCCTTCGTGAGCTATGGACACAAAAAATACGACGAAGTCAAATATGATGGTTTCTACAGAAGATTCGATCAATCTGAAAATTTCCCGGAAATGGCAGGAAAGGATATCCGTGCTTATTTCAATTTCAATACAACTGAGGCTGAAAAGATCATGGTCAAATTTGCTCTTTCACCGGTAAGCACAGCCGGAGCAATGAAGAATTTGCAGGCGGAGGTACCTCACTGGGATTTCAATAAGGTAAAGGAGCAAGCAAAGTCTAAATGGAACAGTGAGCTATCCAAAATTGAGGTGAACACTTTAACTGAAGGTGACAAGATAAACTTCTACACTGCATTGTACCACACCTGCCTCTCTCCGGTCATATATGAAGACGTAGACGGACAATACAGAGGGCTGGATCAAAATATCCACCAGTCCGATGGTTTTACAAACTACACTGTTTTCTCACTGTGGGATACTTACCGGGCGCTGCATCCGCTTTTCAATATCATACAGCCTGATCGTAACAATGACATGATCAAATCTATGCTGGCGCATCACGACCAGAGTGTGCACCACATGCTTCCTATATGGAGTCACTATGCCAATGAAAACTGGTGTATGATAGGCTACCATGCTACTTCCGTGATAGCCGATGCCATGGCAAAAAATGTGGGTGATTTTGATCATGAACGGGCTCTTCAGGCGTCTGTAAATACTGCAAATGTTAAATATTTTGACGGACTGGGCGATTATATCTCCTACCAGTATGTGCCCGATGATAAAAGCCACTCTTCGGTATCTAAAACACTGGAATATGCCTATAATGACTGGTGTATTGCACAAATGGCCAGAAATACAGGACAAGGTAAAACAGAAACCGAATTTTTAAAAAGATCGGAATATTACAAAAATGTGTATGACTACAAGACGGGCTACATGAGGCCTAAACTCGCTGACGGTACCTTCCGCAAAAATTTTGACCCGATGGATACCCATGGCCAGGGCTTTATCGAAGGCAATGCATGGAACTATGGTCTGTATGTACCACAAAACATCGATACCATGATCAATATGATGGGTGGCAAAGATCGTTTTACAGAACATCTTGACTCGCTCTTCACTATGGAAATCGACGACAAGCATATTGAAAAACATGAGGATATCACGCGTGATGGTATTATTGGCAACTATGTGCATGGAAATGAACCCGGCCATCATATACCTTACTTGTATAATTGGACCGGCCACCCTGATAAAACCCAGGAACGTGTTCGCATGATTATGAATACCATGTATGCCCCAACGGTTGAAGGTTTATGCGGAAACGACGATGCCGGACAAATGAGCGCCTGGTATATTTTCAGCAGCCTGGGCTTCTACCCTGTTACACCCGGGTCGCCTTACTATGCCTTGGGAAGCCCTCTGGTAAAAGAAGCCACTCTAAAGTTGAGCAATGGTAAAACGCTGAAAATCATAGCCAACAACCAAAGCATAGAAAACGTGTATGTTGCCGGAGTTACCGTAAATGGAGAAAAGCTTGAAAGTACGCAACTCTCCCATGAGCACCTCATGAATGGTGGTGAGATTGTGTATGAAATGACGAATAAGGTTGAGAAATGA
- the gldF gene encoding gliding motility-associated ABC transporter permease subunit GldF — MIQVFVKELNSFLNSLIAYIVISVFLTGIGLLMWVFPETSVLEYGYADMETLFSLGPYVFMFLIPAITMRMFAEEKKAGTIEMLVTKPLTDWQIIFGKFLSGFALVIFSVIPTIIYYWSVYQLGNPIGNIDTAGVLGSYIGLILLGGVFTSIGIFSSAISTNQIVSFIIAVFFCFIVYSGFESIASINDWGVLSSFIEQLGILYHYAAMSKGLVDTRDVIYFLSVITVMLLSTKLILSSRKW; from the coding sequence ATGATACAGGTATTTGTAAAAGAACTTAACAGCTTTCTCAATTCCCTGATCGCATACATTGTTATCAGTGTATTCCTTACAGGAATAGGCCTTCTGATGTGGGTTTTTCCCGAAACGTCGGTATTGGAATATGGCTATGCTGACATGGAAACCCTTTTCTCCCTGGGACCATACGTTTTTATGTTTTTAATACCGGCGATTACTATGCGTATGTTTGCCGAAGAGAAGAAGGCAGGGACTATTGAAATGCTAGTTACCAAGCCACTAACTGACTGGCAGATTATTTTTGGCAAATTCCTGTCGGGGTTTGCTCTTGTTATATTTTCTGTTATTCCTACGATCATTTATTATTGGTCAGTTTATCAGTTAGGTAACCCCATCGGGAATATAGATACAGCAGGTGTGCTGGGTTCTTATATTGGTCTGATTCTCTTAGGAGGGGTTTTTACCTCTATCGGGATCTTCTCATCGGCGATCAGCACAAATCAGATTGTATCATTCATAATAGCCGTTTTCTTCTGTTTTATTGTTTATTCCGGCTTTGAATCCATTGCTTCAATCAATGATTGGGGAGTATTATCTTCATTCATTGAACAACTGGGCATACTTTACCATTACGCAGCAATGAGCAAAGGTCTTGTTGATACAAGAGACGTTATCTATTTTCTCAGTGTGATCACCGTTATGTTATTATCCACAAAACTGATATTGAGCAGTAGAAAATGGTAA
- a CDS encoding DnaJ domain-containing protein, which produces MSFYHSILEIREGASKSVIKNAYRKLAKQYHPDISTEDNAEEMFIEITEAYQYLMQGFGTEKGYSYTGFEDTVNSKEELRRERAQQYARMQFEAFIRKNDAFKKTWYYNPVKYFSYTLIYLIYTASIAMFLSPLLTWVFIQDGSYALGCILLVLISSHFYTLARAFHKGVKPYFENYS; this is translated from the coding sequence ATGAGTTTTTACCACAGCATTCTCGAAATAAGGGAAGGTGCGTCAAAGAGTGTAATCAAAAATGCATATAGGAAACTGGCTAAACAGTATCATCCTGACATAAGTACAGAAGATAATGCGGAGGAAATGTTTATTGAAATTACCGAAGCCTATCAATATCTTATGCAAGGCTTTGGTACCGAAAAGGGCTATTCATATACAGGTTTTGAAGATACAGTCAACAGCAAAGAGGAACTCCGTCGAGAAAGAGCACAACAGTATGCCAGAATGCAATTTGAGGCTTTCATAAGAAAGAATGATGCCTTTAAAAAGACCTGGTATTATAACCCTGTGAAGTACTTTTCATACACCTTAATCTATCTGATCTACACCGCTTCAATTGCAATGTTTTTATCCCCATTGCTAACCTGGGTATTCATACAGGATGGCAGCTATGCTCTTGGGTGTATTTTACTTGTATTGATAAGTTCACATTTTTATACATTAGCAAGGGCATTTCATAAGGGTGTAAAACCTTATTTTGAAAATTATAGTTAG